CTACGACTATCTGCGGGCCGGGCTCGCCCACATGATCGAGGATCCGGCGGCGGTGCCGCCACCGCGGCCGGTGGGCAAGCCGGAGCGGCCGGCCGGGACACCGTGAACGGCGCGCCCGCGGGAGTGCGCGGATTGAAAGTGAAGTACTTCGCCTGGCTGAAGCAGAAGACCGGCGTCGCCGAGGAGGATGTCGCGCCGCCCGAGAGCGTGCGCACCATCCAGGACCTCGTCGACTGGCTGTCGGCGCGCAGTCCGCGCCACGCCGAGGCGTTCTCCGAGGCCAATGTGTTCGGCGCCGCGCTCGACCAGAAGGTCGCGCGGCTGGAGGAGCCGCTGGGCGGCGCGCGCGAAGTGGCGTTCTTCCCGCCGTTCACCGGCGGCTGACGGCGCGGGGGAGCGGGCGCGCATGGCGGTCCGGGTCCAGCTCGACGATTTCGACATCGGCGCGGAGATCGCGGCGCTGACGCGCGGCAATCCACGCATCGGCGCGGTCGTCACCTTCACCGGCCTGGTGCGCGACCTGCACGTGCGCGAGGGCTTCCACCGCGACCGCGTCGCGGCGATGACGCTGGAGCACTGGCCGGGCGTGACCGAGGCGGCGCTGGCCGACATCGAGGCCGAGGCGAACCGGCGGTGGCCGCTGGACGCGACGTTGATCGTCCACCGCCACGGGCGCCTGGAGCCCGGCGACCGCATCGTGCTCGTCGTCGCGGCCTCGCCGCACCGCGAGGCGGCGTTCGAGGCCTGCCAGTTCCTGATGGACTGGCTCAAGACCAAGGCGCCGTTCTGGAAGCTCGAGGAGACCCCCGCCGGCGAGACCTGGGTCGATTCCCAGCACGCCGACGACGCCGCGGCGCGCAAGTGGGAGAAGGGCTAGGCAGCCGGATCGAGCGCCGGCGGCGGTCGTCAGAGATGGTAGACGCGGCAGGCGGTCATCCGCCCG
The genomic region above belongs to Rhodospirillales bacterium and contains:
- the moaD gene encoding molybdopterin converting factor subunit 1 produces the protein MKVKYFAWLKQKTGVAEEDVAPPESVRTIQDLVDWLSARSPRHAEAFSEANVFGAALDQKVARLEEPLGGAREVAFFPPFTGG
- a CDS encoding molybdenum cofactor biosynthesis protein MoaE, yielding MAVRVQLDDFDIGAEIAALTRGNPRIGAVVTFTGLVRDLHVREGFHRDRVAAMTLEHWPGVTEAALADIEAEANRRWPLDATLIVHRHGRLEPGDRIVLVVAASPHREAAFEACQFLMDWLKTKAPFWKLEETPAGETWVDSQHADDAAARKWEKG